The sequence below is a genomic window from Mycobacteroides abscessus ATCC 19977.
CCATCGTACCGCACCCCTTTACAAATGAATTTCAAACGATACGCTTGTATCGTCTCGACGAGGAGGTCTTTGACGTGCTGCCCCTGACCGGCGTGAATGTGGTGTCCCTGGCGATCAACCTGCCCGGGCCCGCGGCATGTGCCCGGCTCGCCGAATTCGGAGCCGCGGTGACCAAGGTCGAACCGCCCGGCGGTGACCCGTTGGCCCGAGCCGCCTCAGGCTGGTATGCGGAACTCGCGGGAAGGCAGACGGTGTTGACGCTGGATCTCAAGGCTGCCGCCGACCGCGCCACGCTCGACGAGCTGCTCACCGGGGCCGACCTACTGATCACCTCGATGCGGCCGACGGCACTACAACGCCTGGGTCTGGCCGCCCCACACGAACAGTTCCCGCGGCTCTCGCTCATCGAAATCGTGGGCCACGATGGCGATCTGGCCGACGAGCCCGGACATGATCTCAACTACCAGGCTGCCCAGGGCACGCTGACACCGCCGCATATGCCCAGGGTGCCGCTGGCCGACCTGCTGGGCGCCGAACGCGCGGTGAGTACCGCGCTGGCCGCCCTGCAGGCGCGTGACCGGAGCGGGGGCGGAGCCGTCTTCCGCGTCGCGCTGGCGGATGCCGCGGCCTGGGCCGGCGGAGCGGTGCGGCACGGACTGATGGGGGACAACGCCATTCTGGGCGGTGCGTTTCCTGGCTACGGAATCTACGAATGCGCCGACGGGCACGTCGCCCTCGGTGCGCTCGAATCGCACTTCTATGTCCGCACGCTGGAGATC
It includes:
- a CDS encoding CoA transferase, with the translated sequence MLPLTGVNVVSLAINLPGPAACARLAEFGAAVTKVEPPGGDPLARAASGWYAELAGRQTVLTLDLKAAADRATLDELLTGADLLITSMRPTALQRLGLAAPHEQFPRLSLIEIVGHDGDLADEPGHDLNYQAAQGTLTPPHMPRVPLADLLGAERAVSTALAALQARDRSGGGAVFRVALADAAAWAGGAVRHGLMGDNAILGGAFPGYGIYECADGHVALGALESHFYVRTLEIFGADGTHESLRTAFSGKTIAQLEAIAAEADIPLNGVK